ATACGGAGCGAACGGTTCTATTTCGAATTGAAGCAGCTTAGTTAAGTAGGCTTGACTGTCTTGAATCAATTGGCCCAAATTAATACCAAGTGAATCAGCAGGATATGGAGCAAGCTTTTCTAACCCTGCACTAAAGAGCTTAATCGAGCCGCTTACGTTTCCGTTCGCATGATGATAAAGGCCCACTGCAACCTGCAGTAGACCTTGATATAAAGGGCTTCGGCCTTCTTCCAGCCAAAGCTCCTCCATGACTTCATGACATTCAAAATAGTCCCGTTGATCATTGAAATAGTACAAATAAGCTACATATAAACGATCGTAGGAGTCCATAGATTAGTTATGTTCTCCTTTTTTGGCTCGGAAGATCGCAGCCTCAATATCAGCAGACAAATCACTTAATCCATCTTCGGTTTCCCAGATTTCATTAAATCTTAGTTGAAACTGTGCGGCCTCCCGCACACGATGATAGAAGTAAAGCTCCTGAATATTGTTAAGCACTTTATTAATGAGATTCGAG
Above is a genomic segment from Paenibacillus sp. HWE-109 containing:
- a CDS encoding DUF309 domain-containing protein, which gives rise to MDSYDRLYVAYLYYFNDQRDYFECHEVMEELWLEEGRSPLYQGLLQVAVGLYHHANGNVSGSIKLFSAGLEKLAPYPADSLGINLGQLIQDSQAYLTKLLQFEIEPFAPYDLDIQIMDEELEQLLLKIKLDPPQHENSE